From the genome of Hydrogenovibrio kuenenii DSM 12350:
ACTGATACAACTGCAGATTTTTTGGTTGAAATTGGTACTGAAGAGCTACCGCCAAAAGCATTAAAAGCTTTGTCAGAAGCTTTTGCAAAAGGTATTACTGCCGGACTAGAAGTGGCTGAATTGTCTTTTGGCGAAGTGAGCACTTATGCTTCGCCTCGTCGTTTGGCGGTTAGAGTACAAGCATTGCAAACTGTGCAGGCAGACAAAACGATTGAACGCAAAGGTCCAGCTAAAAAAGCCGCATTTGACGATCAAGGTGAACCGACCAAGGCATTGCTAGGTTTTGCTCGTGGTTGCGGTGCTGAAGTCGATGCGTTATCTGAGATTGAAACTGAAAAAGGGACATGGATGGTTTATTACCTTGAGCAAAAAGGTGAAACGGCCAAGGTTTTGTTACCGGAAATAGTGAGTCAATCTTTGGCAAAACTCCCAATTCCTAAACGTATGCGTTGGGGTGCTTCTGATGTTGAATTTGTGCGTCCAGCTCACTGGGTGTTGATGTTGTTGGATGATCAGATTGTGCCTGCGACAATTTTAGGCTTGTCTTCTGGTCACACAACGCGTGGTCATCGTTTCCATGCGCCACAAGAAATTGAAATTGCGATGCCTGTTGATTATGTCTCTAAGTTAGAAGTGGAAGGTAAGGTTAAAGTAGATTTTGCAGAGCGTTCTGAAATGATTCGATCGCAAGTTGAAGCCGCTGCGAAGTCGATGAACGGTATTGCCGATATCGATGAAGATTTATTGGAAGAAGTCACCGCATTGAATGAGTGGCCGCAAGCCGTGGTGGGTGATTTTGATGAAGTGTTTCTATCCGTACCTTCCGAAGCATTGATTTCAGCGATGAAAGGCCATCAAAAATATTTCCATTTATTGAATCAAGATGGCAGCTTGATGGCTAAGTTCATTACTTTTTCCAATATTGAAAGTAGCAATCCTGATTCTGTGAAGAAAGGGAACGAACGTGTTATTCGTCCTCGACTTGCCGATGCAAAATTTTTCTGGGATCAAGACCGCAAGCAATCTTTAGATGATTTCTTACCTCGTTTGAAAACAGTCGTTTTCCAACAAAAGTTAGGGACTTTGTATGACAAGATTGAACGTCTAGAAACGCTAACGGTAAAAGTTGGTAAGCCTCTGGGTGAAGAGCCACAATTACTAGAAAGAGCAGCACGTTTGTCCAAGTGTGATTTGATGTCTGAAATGGTAGGAGAATTCCCTGATCTGCAAGGAATTATGGGGCGCTATTATGCATTAGAGCAGGGCGAGAATGCTGCGGTAGCCGATGCCTTAGATGCACAGTATCAACCAAGGTTTGCTGGCGATGAGCTGCCAAATTCAGGTGTGGCTCAAGCTTTAGCAATTGCTGATAAGCTCGACACAATTACCGGAATTTTCGGTTTGGGTCAGGTGCCAACGGGTGATAAAGATCCTTTTGCGTTACGTCGTTCTGCACTTGGTTTGCTGCGAATCATGATTGAAAAACAGCTAAACCTTGATCTGGAATTACTGATTCGTGAAAGTATCAAGTTGCATGATGCGGTTGAAAGCTCTGATGCATTGACTGCCGAGATATACGATTTTATTATCAGTCGCCTAAAAGCCTATTATGCAGATAAAGGGGTTTCTGCTGAAGAGTTTGAAGCAGTACGCGTGTGTGCACCAAGTCATCCAATAGATTTTGATAAGCGTATTGCGGCTGTTCAACAATTTAGCGCGATGGAAGAGGCAGAAAGCCTGAGCGCGGCTAATAAGCGAATTGCCAATATTTTGAAAAAACTAGATGAACCTTTCGCAGAAACTGTCGAAACAAGACTGTTTGAGACGGATGCAGAAAAAGTGCTTTTCGCAACTCTTGATGAGTTGAGAGAAGAGGTAAGTTGCTTGATTGCTGATCGTGATTATGCAAAAGCAATGCAAGCTTTAGCTCGCATTCGCAAGCCAGTGGATGTGTTCTTTGATGAAGTTATGGTAATGGCAGATGACATGTCTGTTCGTAATAACCGCTTGGCATTATTGAATCAAATCTATCAACTCTTTTTGCAGATAGCAGATATCTCTCGTCTGTCAGCGTAATTTAGAAAAAACGGGTTGAGAAAGCTTCTCCACTCGTTTTTTTGTCTAGGGTTTAAAAATGAACAAAATCATTGTATTAGATCGTGATGGTGTGGTGAATCAAGACTCAGATGCTTACATTAAACATCCCGATGAATGGATTCCTGAACCTGGTAGTATTGAAGCAATTGCGAAATTGAAAAAGTCAGGGTGGACTGTTGCGATTGCAACAAATCAGTCCGGTGTTCGTCGTGGCTATTATTCCCGTCAAACTTTACATGCCATGCATCAAAAGCTTACTCAACTGTTGGCTGAGTACGAAGTTGCCGTTGATTGGATTAGTTATTCCCCCTATGTTTCTGAGGACAATGCCCCTTGTAGAAAACCTGGAACAGGGATGCTGCAAGCGATTCAAAATCGATTTGGTTTGTCTCTGGCTAACGTTCCAATGATTGGCGATTCTCTTGCTGATATTCAAGTAGCCAAAGCGATGAAAATGAAACCGATGCTTGTTAGAACGGGCAAAGGCGAACGTACCTTGTCAAAAAAATCACCTGAGTTATCGGATGTACCTGTTTACGACAACCTTTTGACAGCTGTGGAGAGCTTGCTATGAAGCTTTTAACTGTATTTAGGTCGTCTATTTTCTTTGCTGGGCATATTGCGACGCTTATTTTCTTTGTTGTTACCGCGCAAGTCTTGTGGGTTGCGCCTGCCTCAGTTCGCTATGCGTACATCCACTTATGGGCGAGGTTTACCATCCGATGGTTAAAGTGGACTTGTGGTGTCAATTATCAGGTTCATGGGCGCGAGAATATTGACCTTTCAAAATCTGGCGTAATCCTTGCTAAACATGAGTCGGCCTGGGAAACTTTTGCGTTTCAAGAGTTCTTTCCACGTCAGACGTTTGTTTTAAAACAAGAATTACTGAAAATTCCTTTTTTTGGATGGGGATTGAAGATGATGGGGCCGATTGCAATTGATCGCAAAGCCGGCCGCAAAGCGATGAAACAGGTAATTGATCAAGGGACTGAAAAGCTTGCACAAGGCGTTTGGGTGGTAATCTTTCCAGAAGGCACCCGAACCCGCCATGGAAAAATAGGCAAAATTAATGCTGGAGGGGCAATTCTTGCCCAACGATCAGGTGTTAATACCTACTTTGTCTCTCACAATGCGGGGCAATGTTGGCCAACGGGTAGTTTGCTTATTTATCCAGGAACGATTGATGTGTATATCAGTTCACCGATAGAGCCATCGGAATTTTCAGTTGAAGAGATTAACCAGCAATTAGAGGATTGGTTTAAAGCGCACCTTACGCCCCTTTCTGAGTTTAAGACGGAGGTGCCTAAACCCTAACTAGATGAGCAAATTAGCAAGTATAGTAGGCATTATTCTTGGCTTGATCGTCGTCCTGTTCAACATGGTCGATTTCAAGTCAGGCGAACTGTTATCTGCATTCTTTAATTTGCAAGCTTTGATGGTGGTCTTAGGCGGGACTTTCGCCGCTGCATTTATCAACTATCCCTTCAGTCAGATGATGTGCTTTTTTAAAGGTTTTATAAAAGTTTTAACTTCTGAACCTGCTTCACAATCCACAATTATTGAACAATTGATGTATCTATCTCATCTAGCCTATACAAAGGGCGAGTTGGCTCTCGAAAAAGAAATTGAGAATCAGACTGACCCTTTTTTGGGTTTTGCACTAACTGAAATGATGATTTACCGTGATGAAGAACATCTGCGTTCAAGCCTTGAGAATCATTTAAACTCTATGCGTATGCGTCATTTGAACTGTCAGGATGTGTTCAATAACATGGCTTCCTATGCACCAGCATTCGGAATGATGGGGACGGTAATGGGGTTGATTATGATGATGACTTCTCAAGTAGGAGGGGGAGATGCAGCTAATGTGGTTGGGCAATCTGAGAACATGCTTAACTCTTTGTTAACCGGTATGGGGTTGGCATTGGTAACTACCTTTTATGGTGTGTTGTTTGCCAATTTTATTTTTATTCCCATGTCAGGAAAACTTAAAGTGCTTTCTGATGCAGAAGTGGTTAAAGATGAAATTATCATTTTTGGTGTAATGGGTTTAAAACAGAAGCAAGCACCATTGATGATGAAAGAAAGTTTACTCTCTTATGTTAACCATAAAACGAAGCAGAAGTTAGATTTAGAGCTTCATTAATGTTTAGGGCGTGAAACAAATATGAAACGAATGCTCCTTGATCAATCTAAGCAAGAATCTCAGACAGAAGCAGCCGATTTTCTTCGTCTCAAGCGCTATCGTTCATCACAAATCATTTTTATTGCATTGTTTACTTCCTTGTTAGCTCTTTTTGTAATTATTATCTCTATCGTTGGTATTGAAACTAACCAGTCAAAAAGAAGTTACCAAAAAGCGATTAATGCCTTATATCATGATATTAAGGTGCAATCGTCTAAAGAAGGCATGAATTGGTTAGTTATCGATAATACGGTCGCCAAAGGCGTTAAGTTGACGTTTAAACCTACCTTATTTGAAAAAAACCGCCTCTTTGCCTCTGCGCGTGCAAAAATTAATCCGCTATATTTACCTTACTTGAACCAGCTTATTCAGTTGTTGAAAACGGTAGATTTTGAGCACT
Proteins encoded in this window:
- the glyS gene encoding glycine--tRNA ligase subunit beta, whose protein sequence is MTDTTADFLVEIGTEELPPKALKALSEAFAKGITAGLEVAELSFGEVSTYASPRRLAVRVQALQTVQADKTIERKGPAKKAAFDDQGEPTKALLGFARGCGAEVDALSEIETEKGTWMVYYLEQKGETAKVLLPEIVSQSLAKLPIPKRMRWGASDVEFVRPAHWVLMLLDDQIVPATILGLSSGHTTRGHRFHAPQEIEIAMPVDYVSKLEVEGKVKVDFAERSEMIRSQVEAAAKSMNGIADIDEDLLEEVTALNEWPQAVVGDFDEVFLSVPSEALISAMKGHQKYFHLLNQDGSLMAKFITFSNIESSNPDSVKKGNERVIRPRLADAKFFWDQDRKQSLDDFLPRLKTVVFQQKLGTLYDKIERLETLTVKVGKPLGEEPQLLERAARLSKCDLMSEMVGEFPDLQGIMGRYYALEQGENAAVADALDAQYQPRFAGDELPNSGVAQALAIADKLDTITGIFGLGQVPTGDKDPFALRRSALGLLRIMIEKQLNLDLELLIRESIKLHDAVESSDALTAEIYDFIISRLKAYYADKGVSAEEFEAVRVCAPSHPIDFDKRIAAVQQFSAMEEAESLSAANKRIANILKKLDEPFAETVETRLFETDAEKVLFATLDELREEVSCLIADRDYAKAMQALARIRKPVDVFFDEVMVMADDMSVRNNRLALLNQIYQLFLQIADISRLSA
- a CDS encoding motility protein A, which codes for MSKLASIVGIILGLIVVLFNMVDFKSGELLSAFFNLQALMVVLGGTFAAAFINYPFSQMMCFFKGFIKVLTSEPASQSTIIEQLMYLSHLAYTKGELALEKEIENQTDPFLGFALTEMMIYRDEEHLRSSLENHLNSMRMRHLNCQDVFNNMASYAPAFGMMGTVMGLIMMMTSQVGGGDAANVVGQSENMLNSLLTGMGLALVTTFYGVLFANFIFIPMSGKLKVLSDAEVVKDEIIIFGVMGLKQKQAPLMMKESLLSYVNHKTKQKLDLELH
- the gmhB gene encoding D-glycero-beta-D-manno-heptose 1,7-bisphosphate 7-phosphatase, with amino-acid sequence MNKIIVLDRDGVVNQDSDAYIKHPDEWIPEPGSIEAIAKLKKSGWTVAIATNQSGVRRGYYSRQTLHAMHQKLTQLLAEYEVAVDWISYSPYVSEDNAPCRKPGTGMLQAIQNRFGLSLANVPMIGDSLADIQVAKAMKMKPMLVRTGKGERTLSKKSPELSDVPVYDNLLTAVESLL
- a CDS encoding lysophospholipid acyltransferase family protein — protein: MKLLTVFRSSIFFAGHIATLIFFVVTAQVLWVAPASVRYAYIHLWARFTIRWLKWTCGVNYQVHGRENIDLSKSGVILAKHESAWETFAFQEFFPRQTFVLKQELLKIPFFGWGLKMMGPIAIDRKAGRKAMKQVIDQGTEKLAQGVWVVIFPEGTRTRHGKIGKINAGGAILAQRSGVNTYFVSHNAGQCWPTGSLLIYPGTIDVYISSPIEPSEFSVEEINQQLEDWFKAHLTPLSEFKTEVPKP
- a CDS encoding OmpA/MotB family protein; this translates as MKRMLLDQSKQESQTEAADFLRLKRYRSSQIIFIALFTSLLALFVIIISIVGIETNQSKRSYQKAINALYHDIKVQSSKEGMNWLVIDNTVAKGVKLTFKPTLFEKNRLFASARAKINPLYLPYLNQLIQLLKTVDFEHYIQNHRALVRAIPLKPNQKLIMTLRVEGHTDASALAKTALYQSNIELSGFRAYAIMNYIQLYSQIPGNRFGIAGYGSLRPISSNPMDPINRRVEIYLLPQIITKPG